The Gossypium hirsutum isolate 1008001.06 chromosome D03, Gossypium_hirsutum_v2.1, whole genome shotgun sequence genomic interval GAAAACTGTAATTTTAGGTCACGAAATATGCTAGGCCCAATTAAGGCATATCAGGGGCATCATATTGTATCGACCTACCAGAAGGGACTTGCGATTATGGGAGATTCCAGGCACTTCGATTCTCATGCGCACATGCAATTGTTGCATGTGCGAATGTACGAATTGAGTATACACCTTATATCAACAATGTGTACAGACTAGAACACATGCACAATGTATGGAGACCTAAATTCCCATTCGCCCCAGATGAGAGTGTGTGGCTGCTAGTGTCCAACGCCCCGTTTGAGTTGGCCCCAAACATGAACTTGCGTCGCATTTCGAGAGGTCGTCTGACTTTCACTTGGATACACACCAATATGGATGTTCGGGAGAGGGACAATCAACAGAGGTTATGCAAGTACTGTAGAAACTCAAGGCATACGAAGGAAAAAAGTTCTATATTGAGGGGTACATTAGGTCTTCAACATCGCtaacattcatttttttttacgaTAGAAAATTTATTACACTGCTACatttttttctataataaaattgttctttctttttaacttacattttaattgtatttatGTAGTGTAAGAATTGTTATTTTAAGTGTATATTCAAGTACCAATTATAATTTCTCGAGGAATTGAGCTTTTTCCATTTTTACGAGTTAGTCTCTGTACCTTTATTAATCACTAGTTCGATAAATGTGTCTATCCAAAGTTActtatttcatattatatattaaatatatggaAATTTACGTATAACTTACGTTAGAATGGGTTGCAAtagaaatatacaaaaaaaaatattgtgtATTTATTTATGTCATTCATACTTACATCGCAATAGGTAAATAGAAAATGCATCATCGGCGTCGTTGGGCCGAATGTGTGTTGTAAGGCGCTGGCTGACAGGTGCACACAGGATTTCTATATACAACTAGTGGTGTCGGCTCCTCCACTTGATCGTGataattatcatcatcttcttcgtCTTTATTTCTATTGTCGTCTTCATCATCTTCATCTTTATCTTCACATTCGGCTTCGTCTCCATCGCATTCCTCCGTGCTTGAGTGTGGTGTCGTCCTAGCCTCCTATCGTGTGCTCTCCACTCCACGAGAAGATTGTTACGCCGATGACCCACCTAAATAAAAAATGACACGATAAGTGTTTGTGACACTATCGGCGAATAATCGTACGATGTTGCAAAACTCGAATACGTTGGTATTGACCCTAGCATCAATATTGGCATCAATGACGACATCGGTGATGGTACTAGTGTTGAGATTTGGCTCAACGTTTGCATCAGCATGGGGGGCATGGGGGCATAAAATACTAAGGACAAAAGTTCCCGAAATATGTACCTACGGGAATAGCAGAAGCAAGGTGTTGCGATGGTGCACAATGTGGTGCTTGTGAAAAAAATAGGGTTAgtaaaattaatatgaataagTGGAGTGGAGTGAACTAATCGGGATGTGGCTTAGATGTTGCTGGCGCTTATTGTGTCAAAGTCGGTGACGAACCCGTCGTGAAACCTCTTCTAGACCTACGATGTTAGGCCGCTCGTCATTACCTCTTCTGATGAAGTTTCCTACTCCTCGTCTCCAAATAGGCCGTTGTGTCTGATGAGAACAAGGGTTTGCGGATGGGTAAGACTTTCATCCTACGACTACAAATGTCTTTCATCCTACGACTACAAATGTCAATGTACTACTTTTGTTAATCTTGTCAATTCTCGTCGTTCTTCCTCCAAAGGTCTAGCTTGTGCAGTGTTTTCATATCTTgtgtgttgggaaatgtgtccatattgtagtaaacttGTAACTgctttctatttatttaaacgatagataaataaatagagttaatttcacatttcactattatgtcttttgtattttctgtcttttatattttgcatgcataatgaaattgtgacaagcaaatttAGCTCATTAATTATCCAAAGTTCAAAAGCTGAAGATAAGTAGCattgtaaaaaatatttacattgcGAGAATGACAACTTAGTTCAGTatataatctaaatgagtctgtaatcccgtaaaagaatcaaagtaagtatttgattcaaatactaagaaggattattatgtcatcgagaattccaattggggagatggctagtcttgactattggagcagttgactcaacgagtagagacatagatgtattcattggtagaatgatacattagactaaactcaagatgaattaattttaaatccatttgtgaattaattcacttgtgacgttcatagtgtgatttacctaaatcctaagttagtcattaaccatgcatatgcaactcatgtgcttttatataagtggaggcttatgctctaaagatgatcgagctcaTAGCCGGTATGTTAGGTACataacttgtgtatggcatggctttactagcaatagtgaaattcatagctcaattaaagagttaatgatatctcTCATTGGCATTTTGTAGATTGATAAAAATGGAACATGGTCACTAGTTGCtagttctcgaacgagcaatttatcatagtcatttgttgatagtgatcatattaatcattaagaagacacaatggtgacaatgagataaaataggattttaTTGAgcgaacggatttaactcaaaagaatcaaagatattatatgagggtaacacacatgatgaggtcatGGTTCAAAGTAATTAGATGAATTACTTCCGTGAAGGGtataaaataaggaattttcaatcatggtacttcttgtggactgaatccatgattaagtaattacgaattatcaaaataatgcttctggacataattgcaatcattaGAGCCATAGGTCCGATTGGTCCatccactagctcaacaaaagctcgatcagactgtatttgaatcagaagaaaattctacgactttgggaataatttaattgagtcgatttattcgatgtgaaattaaattaggtggtcgtaagGATTGTTCAACTagataatttgattaaagaattttcttgaaaaattattttggaaaaattaattttgatgaagtaaaattaaattaatcaaatcaattaaaattaatatgatatttttggaagttaattttcatgTCAGTCATTGGCTAAattggtaattgaacttgaaaattggacttgataTCATAAATTGGGCTTgggagcccaaaatcgagatcAAGACCTAAAAAACTGGTCAAATTGGGCCCTATATGTGAAATCGGGCCGAtggtccaaccggtggctagaccGGACCGATCAGGTTGTCATTGACCCGGATCGAATCGGCTCGGGATGtcgtaagggtgtcgcacctacACCAATGGACACGACGGTGCTGGCGGCAGGGATGACAGCATCTCAGTGGCCAACGGCGATTTGTTGTTTATGGTTGAGCAATGAAAGTGTTACACCCCTACTAGGATTCTaccaaagaatttgatttcagattaactattctaaaaataatgttattttaatagtttaatattaaatttaatttaatatttatcttgataaatattatattaatttaatattaaagtgattaaatttaatcatagttgaactctctaaactctccctgtAGAAAGAGAGTCTCTGGTCATTATTTATACATACTTGAATTTAAGATAAAGTTGTATAAAGAAAATTTtctgaagagattattttagaaaatttttagatatatttttctgatttataaCTTGATCCAAAAGTtcaaaaaaattgcaaaattactctattggtaatttttgtgaaatttttttttattcgaagtgagcccacactcggcaaacgtgagcttgaggataacgAAGAAGACTACTCGGTTGAAGCACTCATTCTAGATgaatcgaaaatgtacaattttgattaagattttgattaagtgtttatcactttagatatcacaaccaagatattgttttggaaaaattttaaaactctggtttttccttaaatttttttttcgcTGCGTTTTCCAAATCCGTTTTTCCAACATCGCAGTGGCGGCGGAATTTGTTGCCTCCACCTGAACTATTGTATCACTCGATCCGATTCGTGCATCTCCATCTTCGCGTCCCACATACTTCGATTGGCCAAAAATTTCGGCGAGACACATTTTATGATATCTAGCTCAACGTATGGTATCCATTCAAACTACAGTGTccaattgtaaattttgttatgtacggaattttattttacaaatcatttcgtaattattatatgtttgaaaaatAAGTAACTAACTTTGGCTTCCAAGCGTTGATCTAAAAGTAGCCGGATATCTTCGAGCTGCACGAGTAGTCCCACGTAACTCGGCTCATGGTTCCACATATACAAGCGATATGTTAAtccaaacatataataaataaacaatatttaCCATACAAACTACATATATGAAAACATATGGGTCGTTCACTCGGGTACGAAAAGATGGTAGTTGCCACTAGGCCCATGACTACAGCAAGAGCAGGCAACCATCGATTGGCATCTTATCCGATTCTGTCTCCCGACACAAATCCCGGTACAACGTGGCCAACATGACGAATCCCTAACTCAGTCGTCTGCTTTCTTTGAAGTTGACTAGGTGTAGTAGCCACCTTATGTGTactaaatttttagatttatcgGGCATTAGAATGTCCCTGATTAACCTCAGGATGAATGTCGAGCGTATTATTCTTTAATGACGCCGTGCGCGTCCTTAAgaagatttttttaaattgattttcaaTCACTTTATATTTATCCGACCACAATAAAACTTTTATTCGACATCTTCCCCAAAAACATCTCGCAAAAGACATCTTTACCAGGAACGACTGTTGACCCTGTGGCAACTAGCCCATTCATCGATAAACTAAGTTGTAAAGCTACATCCTCAAGTGTGATTGTACAATTGCAGTATGGAAGATGGAAAGTGTGTCTCGagcctccatctttccaccaacgtGCTGATGAGTATATGATCAAGTTTGCAGCCCCCAAGCATATAAGACACATGCAAGAATCTTATGTCTTACAAGTAACCACgaattttaatgtttgggctCTTTAACAAGTTATGTATGAACCCCTTCAAAACATGATCATCCGTCTTATTTATAtcgacaaaaaaattttaaaaataaaatattttaaatttaacttaattaaaaataacaaaatttaaaattctcgGAAATTTTAAACTTACATTTGTGTTTTGAAAATTACTTTAAATCGGTAATTTTAAACTCCCAACAGTGCCAAGAAGGCTATTGAATAATCTTAACTTtaacagcatgtttggttggcaTGAATAGCCATTCTATTCCTTGCCTATTCCGCGCGCTACAGTGATTACACCCCTATTACACTGTTTGGTTCACCGTTTACTATTCCACCGTTTTGCTATTACTTGTTTATTCCCTCAGCACCTGTAATAGGTATTCAGGGGTGGGGGTAAGGAATTGGTATTCACCGTTTACTGATTTCTTCTCCCCAAAATTTTGAGACCAAAATATCCTACTTTCTTCTACCCAAAAAGTTTGCTCCAGATTTCATATCCCCAGATCTCATCCTTCCTTCAAAATTTCTGCCGCTACCAAAAGAACCATGACTCAATTCCCTAATTTTTCCACGAAAATTTCAAATTCTTCTCTCGCCAATACGGCGGAAGATGCCCAGGTGTCGCTGCCCGAGCCCAGGCCGCAGTCTCTGCCTCGCAAGCCGTGGCTCATCGTCAGTCTCGGTAATCCCGGTAAGAAATTCAATGGCACCAGCCACAACGTATTAATACGTCctcgttttaatttttttaacgaatttaatgttcttttaatgattttttgtttcatttttttaccAACAGGTGGTTTTTATGATGGTAGACGCTATAGCTAAGGCTAAAGGGATTTCTATTAACACAGTTAACTTTAAAGCTCAGATTGGAAAAGGtaccttttaaaaaaaagttcaatcTTCGAATGACTTTCACTATTGTTAAATTCAAGAACTTCAATATGCTTTGATGTATTGCATGCCTGTTGAAAATATAATAGCCATGGAACTTTGCTGGAATGGGTTATTGTTTCttcataaatttatcatttagaCATGATAGAGTCCCAAATTTCTAATTCTAGACTAGTATATTGCTTTGATATTAAGTTGATTCTACTTCTTCCAATTTTGAATAACTGTATGTAGTGTATTTGAAGGGTATATTTCGTAATGGGTACTTAATTATCTATCCATACTAATATAATGTCTTTGACTGAGTTGGTCTCACTTGTTAAACAgattgttttattgttttattgttttatgGTTTTGGTGATTGAAGGATATATTTTGCAATTGAAACTTCTAACTGATTGTTTTATGGTTTTGGTGATGAGATGTGCTGTAAAACACtaataattatatattctttGATGTTCATAATCTACCACTAGCCTCCCACATGTCATTAACGAACCTAAGGGAGACATTACCTGCCTGAGGCATCTTGAGAGTGTTTGTAACTTGTATGCCACTCATACCTTAAAAAGTTTTAACTGCAATTGTTTGCAACTTTATTCTTGATTTTGAATGCTTTAGATGAAGATACTGTTTTACATTGTAACCTTGAAGAGTGCATTTAGATTACTCATTGGGAAAAGATCCTCCCTTCTACTACAAAAATAATGGAAGTTTCAACTACTTTGTTTAAAGGGAGTAATTTACCCTCAATTAAAATTATGGccgaaattttaatgatttttaagatatataaaatttaactaaaaaaatatcaACCTTAGATTTAGTTGAAAGTGGATTAGTGACCCTTGGATAATGGAAACTAATTAGATTAAACAGTAAAACAAACAAGAGTGTATTGGATAATGGAAACTGATTAGATTAGAATCCCACCTAAGTTTATCTTTGATTTGGATGATGGCAGACAATAGCAGCTGCAATTCTTAGTGACTtcacaattttcatattttttgagAAACTTATTTAATACGTGGCATAAACTATCCAAAAACCTTCTATACTTCATCTTCTTCCATATTAGTTTAAGCATCAAGATTGGTATTTCCTTATGCATAAAgataataaaacataagttttaGCCTGATagatggaaaataaaaagtaaaagtttattCATTTCAATGAAAATTGTAGGTAAATTACAAATGAATTCATGTTCTAAAATTTTCTTAGGCAACTCAGAATGTCCCATTATGCAATATTTAATTTGAGATAGTTACTTTTTTCGGATTTATAGGAAATGTTCCTGTCATGCTTGCCAAACCGCAAACGTTTATGAACTCAAGTGGTGAGTCTGTAAGTGAGCTATCTCAAAGGGCCTATATAATGTTTTAGAGAGACTAAGATTCTCACCTGATTGAAATTACTATAGTTCTAATATCCATTGGATGGTTTCACTTTACATATTGAAGGTTGGGGCCATTGTATCATATTACAAGATTCCATTGAAGCAAGTTCTGGTGGTAATTTTCTTCCTTTATTATGACTTAATGATAATCTTTTCCCTCCCCCCTTCGCACTTACAGTTCCCTTCTACAGATTTTTGTGCATCCTTGATCCCAACCCACCGCATGAAAAAGTTCCAGATTTGAAGCTTAGAGATTTCTATTTTGTactttatataattgttttttgaTTTGTTGTCTTGCATGAAGTGATCTACTACACTTTCAATGGAGAGAATATTTGCTTAAAGTGTAGGacacaaatgattaaattgtgtTGTTTAAGATTCGAGAATCAAGAGGTCTTAGTCTCCCAATTGACTTCCTTGAGCTAGTTTGATAAGCATGCAAGTCCTATtgtttcttgatgattaatgtGTTGTTTTTTAAGGATAATTGAATTTCTCAAACACTAGTAAACTGTTTTAATcgagaattattattttttctgttttaactattatttttcatttattattcaagttttaatttaatttttatggattGATGTAAtagatttgttttaatttaattgtctAAAATTCAGTACAATATTCAGAAGATAATAGTAATGGTTATTGaatttatgtttattaaaaattaatcaataattGAGTTGAAGTAAACCGGTGAAatgcttacaaataaatattcttttaagtTTGGATTCAATCTTTAAAATTgcatataaaaataccaaaagatgagaacaccgttatataaatatttaattattttattaaaataattaacttagaaacaaatattatatttttgttcatgtaaataattcttaaatttgaatctagataattattttaaattttattaaatcatatattttaattaaaatatatttaatattaattatttcaaattatattttatagtatcatatattatgattttagtaaattcatataagaatattgattattagaattttattaaattatatattttaattaaaatatatttaataattattattttaatttatattttacagtatcatatattatgatttgagtaaattcatataagaatattaattattaagaattttattaaattatatattttaattaaaatatatttaataataattatgtttaaatatgagtaaattatttattattgatattaataatcttattaaaatttaaataaaataatttaccaaaacaaatttctgctaattattaagaattttattaaattatatattttaattaaaatatattaaataataattatgtttaaatatgattaaattatttatttttgataataaataatcttattaaaatttaaataacaataacaataatcatttaccaaaacaaatttatgctaagggtattctggtcattttagttttctccattatgctattacacctctattacattcaaccaaacacagttttactattacgcttctattccattacattcaaccaaacagttgatttgctattacacatctattccattacacctctaatccaatacacatctaatccaatacacctctaatccaatacagcgaaccaaacgtgccctaagtAAAATGTTTAGTTTAAAACAACTTCAtcttttactttaaaaatttctCCCGTTAAATCAGAAAGGAGAAAAAGGAACTTTGATTTCTTTGCTTCTTTCCCCTAAATTCGAATAAAACCAAGATTTCTAGTCAAATTAGCATGtgcttataatttaaaaatttatacacataataatttttatataatggaCTTCTACTCAATACTTCATCATAGctacctttctttctttcaataaataaatatattttgcaggaaatattattttactaatttattcgtaaacttcaaacattcatagaaaaaaataaatttgtatgcTAATAATGTTCAAAATTACTTCAATTAAGTAATCTTACATTTCatcaataaaataacaaaatcttAATTCCAATCATCAAATCAAAAAGATCTTAATACGGAACGTTAAATTCCCACATCCAAAGTCCAAACAGGCAACTCAAAAATAAACGACAGTAAACAAAGTTGAGCAAATTTGTAGTCGTATTTAATTAAACCACTTCTTAAGTTCACAAACCAATTATTTAAAAGGTTCTATTGAAACTACAAGGACAACATCATTCATCCAAAATATACATCAACTAAAGCACTACCCTTCACGATGAAGAATCAGACCTGGGCGTCGCTGATCTTGAAAACGATCTGGAAGACGGGCTTGCACTTCTACTT includes:
- the LOC107950211 gene encoding uncharacterized protein isoform X1, producing the protein MPRCRCPSPGRSLCLASRGSSSVSVIPVVFMMVDAIAKAKGISINTVNFKAQIGKGNVPVMLAKPQTFMNSSGWGHCIILQDSIEASSGDFCASLIPTHRMKKFQI
- the LOC107950211 gene encoding peptidyl-tRNA hydrolase, chloroplastic isoform X2; translated protein: MPRCRCPSPGRSLCLASRGSSSVSVIPVVFMMVDAIAKAKGISINTVNFKAQIGKGNVPVMLAKPQTFMNSSGESVGAIVSYYKIPLKQVLVIFVHP